The proteins below come from a single Fastidiosipila sanguinis genomic window:
- the mgtA gene encoding magnesium-translocating P-type ATPase, with the protein MKIFKKLKSANDPKIQGNTQKNKIDNLKKFSNASVDETLAMLETRVEGLTTSEVEARREQYGMNEFEQADKHTMLGRLFEAIINPFNIILLIIAAVSFVTDVIISQESDYLTIIIILFMVALSSIVTFIQSRNSDKAAASLHSLVANTCHVYRNNELVEINIDEVVPGDIVYLSSGDMLPADVRFIRVKDTFISQSALTGESQPIEKYVDVQTPDQDLTDIENIALLGSDLVSGSALGVILTTGSNTYFSSIADAASSDKAESSYDRGIYSVSKLLLRMMLLLVPIVFAINAFVKGDWLNALLFSVSLAVGLTPEMLPVIMTTTLSRGAVNMSKRKVIVRKLGSIQTFGEMDILCTDKTGTLTEDRIVLEKYMDLNGQDDRRVLRHAYLNSYFQTGLKNLIDVAVINRANKYDMSDILNDYERIDEVPFDFARRRMSVVLEDKNGKRQLITKGAVEEVMDICSFAEINGEVLPLEEQEIKIAMNTYREHNDAGLRMIAVAQKNEVPEAGAFSVEDESDMVLIGFVAFLDPPKESAEEAIRILKEYGVRPIVLTGDSEGVAMKVCQKVGIDVHYHYQGHEVETMSDAQLQEAVEKANLFSKLSPMQKERVVKALQVKGHTVGYMGDGINDTPALRQADVGISVDSAVDIAKETADIILLEKDLMVLENGIIEGRKTFGNMMKYLKLAVSGNVGNMISVIVASIFLPFLPMLPVQILAQNLLNDFAQMGIALDNVDAEYVRKPKRWDTKEIQEFMWIMGPVSSIFDICIFIALWFGMGFNTVEQAMYFQAGWFVFGTISQILIIYLLRTERIPFFKSKPAKVLVGLTLSVTVAVLALAFTPLAISLDMGILSWNYLLYLIPVLLGYALTTEWVKNIMNKNK; encoded by the coding sequence ATGAAAATATTCAAAAAGCTGAAATCAGCTAATGATCCTAAAATTCAGGGAAATACACAAAAAAATAAGATAGATAATTTAAAGAAGTTTTCTAATGCTTCTGTAGACGAAACTCTTGCAATGCTTGAAACTAGAGTTGAAGGTTTGACGACCTCAGAGGTTGAAGCTAGACGAGAGCAATATGGAATGAATGAGTTTGAACAAGCTGATAAGCATACAATGCTTGGCAGATTATTTGAGGCTATTATTAACCCTTTTAATATAATTTTGTTGATTATCGCTGCAGTTAGTTTTGTTACAGACGTTATTATTAGCCAAGAGTCTGACTACCTTACAATAATAATAATTTTATTTATGGTGGCTTTATCTTCTATAGTAACTTTCATACAAAGTAGAAACTCTGACAAAGCTGCTGCAAGTCTACATAGCTTGGTTGCTAATACTTGTCATGTGTACAGAAACAATGAATTAGTTGAAATCAATATAGATGAAGTTGTTCCAGGTGATATTGTTTATTTGTCATCAGGCGATATGTTGCCAGCAGACGTTAGATTTATTAGAGTGAAAGATACTTTTATTTCTCAATCTGCTCTTACTGGTGAATCTCAACCTATTGAGAAATACGTTGATGTTCAGACTCCGGACCAAGATTTAACTGATATTGAAAATATTGCACTACTGGGTTCAGATCTGGTTAGTGGTAGTGCATTAGGAGTAATTTTAACTACTGGTTCTAACACTTACTTCAGTAGTATTGCAGATGCAGCAAGTAGTGATAAAGCAGAATCTAGTTATGATAGAGGCATTTATTCAGTCAGTAAACTTCTTTTGCGAATGATGCTCTTGTTGGTACCAATAGTATTTGCGATTAATGCTTTCGTCAAAGGTGATTGGCTAAACGCTTTATTATTTTCAGTAAGTCTAGCAGTTGGTCTAACTCCTGAGATGTTGCCAGTAATCATGACCACTACGCTTTCACGTGGTGCGGTTAACATGAGTAAAAGAAAAGTTATTGTTCGTAAACTTGGTTCAATTCAAACATTCGGTGAAATGGATATTCTTTGCACAGACAAAACAGGTACTTTGACCGAGGATAGAATTGTTCTAGAAAAATACATGGATCTAAATGGTCAGGATGATAGAAGAGTGTTACGCCATGCTTACCTTAACTCCTACTTCCAAACAGGGTTGAAAAACCTAATAGATGTTGCAGTAATTAATAGAGCGAATAAATATGATATGAGCGATATCTTGAATGACTATGAAAGGATTGATGAGGTCCCATTTGACTTTGCTAGACGTAGAATGAGTGTTGTTCTTGAAGATAAGAATGGGAAACGTCAGCTAATCACAAAAGGTGCTGTTGAAGAAGTTATGGATATCTGTAGCTTTGCTGAAATTAATGGGGAAGTTTTGCCGTTAGAGGAGCAAGAAATTAAAATTGCTATGAATACCTATAGAGAACATAATGATGCAGGTTTACGCATGATTGCTGTTGCTCAAAAGAATGAGGTTCCAGAAGCGGGTGCTTTCTCAGTTGAAGACGAAAGTGACATGGTTCTCATTGGATTTGTAGCCTTCTTAGATCCACCAAAAGAAAGCGCTGAAGAAGCTATTAGAATTCTTAAAGAGTATGGTGTAAGACCAATAGTCTTAACTGGAGACAGTGAAGGTGTAGCGATGAAAGTATGCCAGAAGGTTGGCATTGACGTACATTATCACTACCAAGGGCACGAAGTAGAAACGATGAGTGATGCTCAACTTCAAGAAGCTGTAGAAAAAGCTAATTTATTCAGTAAACTTTCTCCAATGCAAAAAGAAAGAGTTGTCAAAGCCTTACAAGTTAAAGGTCATACAGTTGGATATATGGGAGATGGTATAAATGATACACCTGCTCTAAGACAGGCAGACGTTGGTATCTCTGTAGATTCAGCAGTTGATATAGCGAAGGAAACAGCGGATATAATCTTGCTCGAAAAAGATTTGATGGTACTAGAAAACGGTATAATCGAGGGAAGAAAAACTTTCGGAAACATGATGAAGTATCTGAAACTTGCTGTTAGTGGTAATGTCGGAAATATGATTTCTGTTATAGTAGCAAGTATATTCTTGCCATTCCTACCTATGCTTCCAGTACAAATTCTAGCTCAGAACCTACTTAACGACTTTGCTCAAATGGGTATAGCGCTAGATAACGTTGATGCTGAGTACGTCCGCAAACCAAAGAGATGGGATACAAAAGAAATCCAAGAATTCATGTGGATTATGGGCCCTGTAAGCTCTATATTCGATATATGTATCTTCATTGCACTATGGTTTGGTATGGGTTTCAACACAGTAGAACAAGCTATGTACTTCCAGGCAGGTTGGTTTGTCTTCGGTACAATATCTCAAATTTTGATTATTTACTTGCTGAGGACTGAGAGAATACCATTCTTTAAGAGTAAACCAGCTAAGGTGTTAGTCGGCTTAACTTTATCCGTAACAGTGGCTGTTTTGGCACTTGCGTTTACGCCTTTAGCCATAAGTTTAGATATGGGAATTCTAAGCTGGAATTACCTGCTTTACTTGATACCTGTCCTTTTAGGATATGCTCTAACAACAGAATGGGTGAAGAATATAATGAACAAAAATAAGTAG
- a CDS encoding endo-beta-N-acetylglucosaminidase, which produces MKKISSKILAGISAFSILLSSALITEKINVSAQESLSSSEEAIQEYKYNPESTALFPKTLLNWSPETDSDAIYNVSRVPLASRVQGEPVNEHQSTKAKVMSLAIANKHTAGTPSQGGSDKAVYNFTNWQYVDYLIAWAGSAGEGIIVPPSGDLTDSAHRNGVPVLGTVFFPPEAYGGRSTWVDEFVVKAEDGSFPVADKLIEMANYYGFDGWFINQETNVSRATATALQEFMKYYQENKPENQHLTWYDSMLPSGGVSWQNQLNDRNAKFFQDGNTKVSDSIFLNFWWNADMLRSSGELAKSLGRNEYEVFAGLDVQQHGTNMRTTPENIYRSGQGDAPLSYALYCPDWTLRNGANHDVDKFQENEQDFWINAADDPRQISATGNWYGMSKYVVEKTPVISYPFITNFNNGVGENLYSEGKIINPGSFNNRSLQDIMPTYKWIIDNGEGNSLKARFTYEDAFNGGSSVKLSGNMAAGSESFIKLYASQLSSDKNLTAEVITKGADKVKLVLETNEGTLEFDAGNTESINSWTKSTFDLSEVKNKVVKSIGLKLVVNEAQEANIFIGKISLVEDGEIESPNKIENLKVVGKTVQDDLTESARLSWTDAGKNAYTYNLYEVNNGEETLLASTSNNAFTLLNQKRNDADEITYKVYPVNAIGQEAKDKGAEVKYTFNKLNTPDINFNAETTFAKAGDEIKIEAKTSPSTTKIEWVINGGEIVEQEGNKVVVKYEKAGVYTVIAEASNKVGTSKAEKKNYIYVYDENSDLTVENLARKVNSPDAFSGSGFVNYSESYRQAFDGIKSTKWCDNSSDQPYIVIDLGSVKTITGFNLFHAEAGGEGSNMNTKDYDISVSLNDKEWHKVVERRDNTAGITSDNIGMTEARYVRLDALRAEQSGNVARIYEFEIMGVDGTGFEVAENAELISELRDKIYEAENNNVSAEAIESAKAVLESDNVTADEIKAEIDKLNNLLGNETGEEPEEVLKGIEKNNVIPFAKWSEADIISQVNDGVVSYDDNPRSRWSDWKRNDQLAENWIALAFGSPVDTREVKLNSLDIDFFYDTGCQLPEEYIVETFVGDSIEPLPEMFSYAEGSVFDNDDNWQEVKYINHSSAVANGTTTVEFEEVTTKAIRVKMKAKTGKSLAVTEITSHGEFVDKSEIAQGLTEAELLDAINSLPNLAERHKEDFRRLIGTKTNENVLKEAQEADARLFKYENMELPSKPEMKELKEPLYGGWFRTWHDKYAEPNSIMPNSFGEIPAEVDMAFVFTDDTKDYSIFWDKLANEYVPKLNKQGTRVLRTITVRDTYFDLSSWAGNFPNTEEGNKERAAFLVYHYVNRFGLDGLDVDIEYHDTVGRSEWNEETMQQSVEVMREMARLLHQNGKLFMIDTNMNPEQPVLTGIYDYADYVLLQAYGRSSDQVALDGQWEGFNKYIEPEKFMLGFSFYEEGDRNGWNDISDQVEGSRAEAYAKWQPQNGKKAGIIGYAIDRDGVRFGDDTIKHTDYSQSKELKRIMLAESGITEVDKSNLEALINEAELINQDKFTEESLEKLSEALENAKAVFENTESTLEEVKAAEDELSDALGGLEEKAPEPTKSTQDSLRELWEVINKANDIDTSKYEENSVNLLKQEIVEATEFAVTAMFNPNLRTEDIDAVKAKLQNRIDGLVELDPEVSEPTETTTETSETTETSETTEPEVTEPSETTKPEVTEPSETTKTTESDETENTSSEVESTSSTTTEKVPEVTEPSETSEETTSSATSSESKETSSEVPSEPSEKPTRPTEPTKPTSKPTDPIVDEDDSNRLGLAKDSPIKDVKIVDVQGKHAGYFLRIEKVESANKREVYDIKLFDSNGKQVQAQGDITIELNLGIEIEKGEEIILTHVLSNGEKENLSVEMNGNKARFTTSSFSEFIFEAKKAENQTSTSVNPSSSTKADMTKTGETVVFASLPIIMLGVALAIIIVRRRLNGDA; this is translated from the coding sequence ATGAAAAAAATATCTAGTAAGATTCTTGCTGGTATTAGTGCCTTTAGCATTTTATTAAGCTCAGCATTAATAACAGAGAAAATTAACGTAAGCGCTCAAGAGAGTCTAAGTTCGAGTGAAGAAGCTATTCAAGAATATAAATATAATCCTGAATCAACTGCTTTGTTCCCTAAGACTTTATTGAACTGGAGTCCAGAAACAGATAGTGATGCAATCTATAATGTATCACGTGTACCTCTTGCTTCAAGAGTACAAGGTGAACCAGTTAATGAGCATCAAAGTACAAAAGCTAAAGTCATGTCATTGGCAATCGCAAATAAGCATACTGCAGGAACTCCTTCACAAGGTGGCTCTGATAAGGCTGTTTATAATTTTACAAACTGGCAATACGTAGACTATTTGATAGCGTGGGCAGGATCAGCAGGTGAAGGTATTATCGTACCTCCAAGTGGTGACCTAACAGACTCCGCTCATAGAAATGGTGTACCAGTTTTGGGTACAGTATTTTTCCCACCAGAAGCTTATGGTGGTAGATCTACTTGGGTAGATGAATTTGTTGTTAAGGCAGAAGATGGTTCATTTCCAGTAGCAGATAAGTTAATCGAAATGGCTAATTATTATGGTTTTGATGGTTGGTTTATTAACCAAGAGACTAATGTAAGCCGAGCAACAGCAACAGCTCTACAAGAATTTATGAAATACTATCAGGAAAATAAACCTGAGAATCAGCATTTGACTTGGTACGATTCTATGCTCCCTAGCGGAGGTGTTTCATGGCAGAATCAACTTAATGATAGAAATGCTAAGTTCTTCCAAGATGGCAATACTAAAGTTTCAGATTCTATTTTCTTAAACTTCTGGTGGAATGCAGATATGTTGAGAAGTTCAGGCGAATTAGCTAAATCATTAGGCAGAAATGAGTATGAAGTATTTGCAGGTTTAGATGTACAACAACACGGTACAAATATGAGGACTACTCCTGAGAATATTTATCGAAGCGGTCAGGGTGATGCTCCGTTGTCCTATGCTCTATATTGTCCAGATTGGACTTTGAGAAATGGTGCTAACCATGATGTCGATAAATTCCAAGAAAATGAGCAGGACTTCTGGATAAACGCCGCAGATGATCCAAGACAAATTTCTGCAACAGGTAATTGGTATGGAATGTCAAAATATGTAGTAGAAAAAACTCCTGTAATTTCATATCCATTCATTACTAATTTCAATAATGGTGTTGGTGAGAATTTATACTCTGAAGGTAAAATAATTAATCCAGGATCATTCAATAATAGAAGTTTACAAGATATTATGCCAACTTATAAATGGATAATTGATAATGGCGAAGGAAATAGCCTAAAAGCTAGATTTACCTATGAAGATGCTTTCAATGGAGGTTCTTCAGTAAAACTAAGTGGTAATATGGCAGCTGGTTCTGAATCATTTATTAAACTTTATGCAAGTCAACTATCATCAGACAAAAACTTAACTGCTGAAGTTATAACTAAGGGTGCAGATAAAGTTAAACTAGTTCTTGAGACTAACGAAGGAACACTAGAATTTGATGCTGGTAATACAGAAAGTATAAATTCTTGGACAAAATCTACTTTTGATCTAAGCGAAGTAAAAAATAAAGTTGTTAAATCAATTGGCTTAAAACTAGTAGTAAATGAGGCTCAAGAAGCGAATATATTCATAGGTAAAATTTCATTAGTTGAAGATGGCGAAATTGAATCTCCAAATAAAATAGAAAATCTAAAAGTAGTTGGTAAGACTGTTCAAGATGATTTGACTGAGAGCGCCAGATTATCTTGGACTGATGCAGGTAAAAATGCATACACATATAACCTATATGAAGTTAATAATGGCGAAGAAACATTATTGGCAAGTACTTCAAATAATGCATTTACTTTGTTGAATCAAAAACGAAATGATGCTGATGAAATAACATACAAAGTGTATCCAGTTAATGCTATTGGTCAAGAAGCAAAAGATAAAGGTGCAGAAGTAAAATATACTTTTAATAAGTTGAATACACCTGATATAAACTTCAATGCTGAGACAACATTTGCTAAAGCTGGTGATGAGATTAAAATTGAAGCTAAAACTTCTCCATCAACCACAAAAATCGAGTGGGTAATTAATGGTGGTGAAATAGTAGAGCAAGAAGGAAATAAAGTAGTTGTAAAATATGAAAAAGCTGGTGTATATACAGTAATTGCTGAAGCAAGTAACAAAGTAGGTACCAGTAAAGCAGAGAAAAAGAATTACATTTATGTCTATGACGAAAACTCAGATTTAACCGTAGAAAACTTAGCTCGTAAAGTAAATTCTCCAGATGCATTTTCAGGTTCTGGTTTTGTAAATTATAGTGAAAGTTATAGACAAGCCTTTGATGGTATCAAGAGTACCAAATGGTGTGATAACTCTAGCGATCAACCATATATTGTAATTGATTTAGGATCTGTAAAAACAATTACAGGATTCAACCTTTTCCATGCTGAAGCTGGTGGTGAAGGTTCCAATATGAACACTAAAGATTACGATATTTCTGTAAGCTTAAATGATAAAGAATGGCATAAAGTTGTAGAACGTAGAGATAACACAGCTGGAATTACCTCAGACAATATCGGCATGACCGAAGCCAGATATGTAAGACTAGATGCCCTAAGAGCAGAGCAAAGTGGTAATGTCGCTAGAATTTATGAATTCGAAATCATGGGTGTTGATGGTACTGGTTTTGAAGTCGCAGAGAATGCTGAGCTTATATCAGAATTGAGAGATAAGATATATGAAGCTGAGAATAATAATGTCTCTGCTGAAGCGATAGAATCAGCAAAAGCAGTTCTAGAATCTGACAATGTAACAGCTGATGAAATTAAAGCAGAAATAGATAAATTGAATAATCTTTTAGGTAATGAAACTGGAGAGGAGCCAGAAGAAGTACTTAAAGGTATAGAAAAAAATAATGTAATTCCATTTGCTAAGTGGAGTGAAGCCGATATTATTTCACAAGTAAACGATGGTGTTGTAAGTTACGATGACAACCCTAGAAGCAGATGGTCAGATTGGAAGAGAAATGATCAGCTAGCTGAGAACTGGATTGCATTAGCTTTCGGCTCTCCAGTGGATACTAGAGAAGTTAAACTTAATAGTTTAGATATAGACTTTTTCTACGATACAGGTTGTCAATTGCCTGAAGAATATATTGTTGAAACATTCGTAGGTGATAGTATTGAACCTTTACCAGAAATGTTCTCTTATGCAGAAGGTTCAGTATTTGACAATGATGATAACTGGCAAGAAGTAAAATACATTAATCATTCAAGTGCTGTTGCAAATGGAACAACTACTGTTGAGTTTGAAGAAGTAACAACAAAAGCAATAAGAGTTAAGATGAAAGCGAAGACTGGTAAATCACTTGCAGTAACAGAGATTACAAGTCATGGTGAATTTGTTGATAAATCTGAAATTGCACAAGGTTTGACAGAAGCTGAACTTTTAGATGCTATAAATTCTCTACCTAACCTTGCAGAAAGACATAAGGAAGACTTTAGAAGGTTAATTGGTACAAAAACCAATGAAAATGTTCTGAAAGAAGCACAAGAGGCAGATGCTAGGTTGTTCAAGTATGAAAATATGGAACTACCAAGCAAACCAGAAATGAAGGAATTGAAAGAACCATTGTACGGTGGTTGGTTCAGAACCTGGCATGATAAATACGCTGAGCCAAATTCAATTATGCCAAACTCATTTGGAGAAATTCCTGCAGAAGTAGATATGGCATTTGTGTTTACAGATGACACAAAAGACTACAGTATATTCTGGGACAAACTTGCTAATGAGTATGTACCAAAATTGAACAAACAAGGAACAAGAGTACTAAGAACAATAACAGTAAGGGATACATATTTTGACCTTTCAAGTTGGGCTGGAAATTTCCCTAATACAGAAGAAGGAAATAAAGAGAGAGCAGCTTTCTTGGTATACCACTATGTAAATAGGTTTGGTCTTGACGGACTTGACGTAGATATTGAGTATCATGATACAGTTGGTAGATCCGAATGGAACGAAGAGACTATGCAACAATCTGTTGAAGTAATGCGAGAAATGGCAAGACTACTTCATCAAAACGGCAAGCTCTTTATGATTGATACAAATATGAATCCAGAGCAACCTGTTCTAACCGGAATTTATGATTATGCAGATTATGTTCTACTACAAGCTTACGGTAGATCTTCAGATCAAGTTGCACTTGATGGACAATGGGAAGGCTTCAATAAATATATTGAGCCTGAGAAATTTATGCTAGGCTTCTCTTTCTATGAAGAAGGAGACCGTAACGGTTGGAATGATATATCTGATCAAGTGGAAGGTTCAAGAGCGGAGGCATACGCTAAGTGGCAACCACAAAATGGTAAAAAAGCAGGTATCATTGGCTATGCTATAGATAGAGATGGTGTGAGATTTGGTGACGACACTATTAAACATACTGACTATAGTCAATCAAAAGAGTTGAAGAGAATAATGCTAGCAGAGAGCGGAATAACTGAAGTGGATAAATCAAATCTAGAAGCTCTAATTAATGAAGCGGAATTGATTAATCAAGATAAATTCACAGAAGAGTCATTAGAAAAACTAAGTGAAGCTTTAGAAAACGCAAAAGCAGTATTTGAAAATACTGAATCTACTCTAGAAGAAGTTAAAGCTGCTGAAGATGAGCTATCTGATGCATTAGGAGGTCTTGAGGAAAAAGCTCCAGAACCTACTAAGTCAACCCAAGATAGTTTAAGAGAATTATGGGAAGTAATAAACAAAGCTAATGACATTGATACAAGTAAATATGAAGAAAATTCAGTCAACTTGTTGAAGCAAGAAATTGTTGAAGCAACAGAGTTTGCTGTAACTGCTATGTTTAACCCTAATTTGAGAACTGAGGATATAGATGCTGTAAAAGCAAAATTACAGAACAGAATAGATGGACTTGTAGAACTTGATCCTGAGGTAAGTGAACCAACTGAGACCACTACTGAGACTTCAGAGACTACAGAAACATCAGAGACAACAGAACCTGAAGTAACTGAACCATCAGAAACAACAAAACCTGAGGTAACAGAACCATCAGAAACAACTAAAACAACAGAGTCAGATGAAACTGAAAATACATCTTCAGAAGTGGAGAGTACAAGTTCTACAACAACTGAAAAAGTTCCTGAAGTGACTGAACCATCTGAAACTTCTGAAGAGACAACAAGCTCAGCAACAAGTTCAGAGTCAAAAGAGACAAGTTCAGAAGTACCAAGTGAACCTAGTGAAAAACCTACAAGACCAACTGAACCTACAAAACCAACAAGTAAACCTACTGATCCTATTGTGGATGAAGATGATTCAAATAGACTAGGTTTAGCGAAGGACTCACCAATCAAAGACGTTAAAATTGTTGATGTTCAAGGTAAGCATGCAGGTTATTTCTTAAGAATAGAAAAAGTTGAGTCTGCAAACAAACGTGAAGTTTATGATATTAAACTATTCGATAGCAATGGCAAACAGGTACAAGCACAAGGAGATATAACAATTGAATTAAACTTAGGCATTGAGATTGAAAAAGGTGAAGAAATTATCCTAACTCACGTATTGAGTAACGGTGAAAAAGAAAACCTTTCAGTTGAAATGAATGGTAATAAGGCTAGATTTACAACTTCAAGTTTCTCTGAATTTATATTTGAAGCTAAAAAGGCTGAAAATCAGACAAGTACTAGTGTAAATCCAAGTTCAAGTACTAAAGCAGACATGACAAAAACTGGAGAGACAGTAGTGTTTGCAAGCTTACCAATAATTATGTTGGGAGTAGCTTTAGCAATAATTATTGTCAGAAGAAGATTGAATGGGGATGCTTAA
- a CDS encoding NAD-dependent epimerase/dehydratase family protein produces the protein MRKQRVLLTGATGSMGEETLAALIKDIDIQDIVVFAIDSERDRSVIAKYEEFLGSGLEVIWGDLTSYYDCRRAVRNVDIVLHLAALVSPLADKNPQLAMEVNLGSTYNLLHAIKEERKENDIKFLYIGTVAETGDRLPPIHWGRIGDPIKPSIYDYYAVSKVAAERAVIESGLKYWVSFRQTGIVGSGMTKIFEPIILHNPLNNVLEYISDSDSAELLRSFCRQIKENEIPEEFWQHCYNMGGGDTNRASGIELYERVFAIVGFHRVREALEPKVIASNNFHGQYFLDSYKLEEQFKFRTNSLDYFYKEYAKRIGRSAKWIYKMRNWAGVQKLIAWIIRRLFRSLGKRKGGTIRGVKQLGEPYIAAYWGSKEYWESLPSSFAELPDELFRPLNLYDVVEIDHGYDDTKPESELTYEDVKAAVEFRGGELLSKSMQTGNWQNKLEMRCAFGHEFSASPRLILHAGHGCPKCENKSWNYGNRAKFNKFLAQVWYPLHPENEPVFEYEKTVHPDIIFENNVSPKEDRFI, from the coding sequence ATGAGAAAACAAAGAGTTTTGCTGACTGGTGCCACCGGCTCTATGGGAGAGGAGACTTTAGCAGCGTTAATTAAAGATATAGATATTCAAGATATTGTTGTTTTTGCTATAGATAGTGAAAGAGACAGATCTGTAATTGCAAAATATGAGGAATTCCTTGGAAGTGGTTTAGAGGTAATTTGGGGAGATTTGACCAGTTACTATGATTGTAGGAGAGCAGTGCGTAATGTAGATATAGTCCTACATTTAGCAGCTTTAGTTTCTCCTTTAGCAGATAAAAACCCTCAACTTGCCATGGAAGTAAATCTTGGATCCACATATAATTTATTGCATGCTATAAAAGAAGAGAGAAAAGAAAACGACATTAAATTTCTTTATATTGGAACAGTCGCAGAGACTGGAGATCGCTTGCCACCTATTCATTGGGGAAGAATTGGCGATCCAATTAAACCAAGTATTTATGATTATTATGCTGTTAGTAAAGTTGCAGCTGAGAGAGCTGTTATAGAGTCAGGCTTGAAATATTGGGTTAGCTTCAGGCAAACAGGTATTGTCGGTAGCGGCATGACTAAAATTTTTGAACCGATCATTTTACATAATCCTTTGAATAATGTATTGGAATATATTTCAGATAGTGACTCTGCTGAGCTTTTGCGAAGTTTTTGTCGCCAAATCAAGGAAAATGAGATCCCTGAAGAGTTCTGGCAACATTGCTATAACATGGGTGGTGGAGATACTAATAGAGCTAGTGGTATTGAGCTTTACGAAAGAGTTTTTGCCATTGTAGGTTTTCACAGAGTTAGAGAAGCTCTAGAGCCGAAGGTTATTGCCTCAAATAACTTTCATGGACAATATTTCTTAGACTCTTATAAGCTTGAGGAGCAGTTTAAGTTTAGAACTAATAGTTTAGATTATTTTTATAAAGAGTATGCTAAGCGTATTGGAAGGTCTGCGAAATGGATTTATAAGATGCGTAATTGGGCTGGCGTACAGAAGTTAATTGCTTGGATTATTCGCAGATTGTTTAGAAGCTTAGGAAAAAGAAAAGGCGGTACAATTCGAGGCGTTAAGCAATTAGGAGAGCCATATATTGCTGCTTATTGGGGCAGTAAAGAGTATTGGGAATCGCTGCCAAGTTCATTTGCAGAGTTGCCTGACGAGCTGTTTAGACCCCTTAATCTCTATGATGTTGTAGAAATTGACCATGGGTACGATGACACTAAACCTGAGTCAGAATTGACTTATGAAGATGTTAAAGCTGCTGTGGAATTTAGAGGTGGAGAATTACTATCTAAGTCGATGCAAACAGGTAACTGGCAAAATAAATTGGAGATGCGTTGTGCTTTCGGCCATGAGTTTAGTGCTTCACCGAGGTTGATTTTGCATGCTGGACATGGTTGTCCGAAATGCGAAAACAAGAGCTGGAATTATGGTAACAGAGCCAAGTTTAATAAGTTTTTGGCACAAGTCTGGTATCCTCTACATCCGGAAAATGAGCCTGTCTTTGAATATGAAAAAACTGTGCATCCTGATATTATTTTTGAAAACAATGTTTCGCCAAAAGAAGATCGTTTTATTTAA
- a CDS encoding PepSY domain-containing protein, whose translation MKKLLSTGLSLALALTLAACGTTTKPTADAGAASSENVENTTTENVVEDDKMDETSANESSADAAETKATEGETSNIKFLSIVDISKKALDLAGNEGIVTKIDLDKERNTYVYEVEVEAPGVEHEIKFNAENGEIVKHEKDKSDDYNEIKAKTAGIMSIEEAIEKIKANSDFTNPFVHSIELDEDDNLVKYEAEVRSDSKEYDIDIDAKSGEVYKLEVDDDKFFDFDFDFD comes from the coding sequence ATGAAAAAATTATTAAGTACAGGATTAAGTTTAGCTTTAGCACTTACCTTAGCTGCTTGTGGAACTACTACAAAGCCTACAGCAGATGCTGGAGCTGCAAGTTCTGAGAATGTTGAAAATACAACTACAGAAAATGTAGTAGAAGATGATAAGATGGATGAGACATCAGCTAATGAATCATCAGCTGATGCTGCAGAAACTAAAGCTACTGAAGGTGAAACTTCAAACATTAAATTTTTAAGCATCGTAGACATAAGCAAGAAGGCTTTAGATTTAGCTGGAAATGAAGGTATAGTTACAAAAATCGACTTGGATAAAGAACGTAACACATATGTATACGAAGTTGAGGTAGAGGCACCAGGAGTAGAGCATGAAATTAAGTTCAATGCAGAAAATGGTGAAATTGTTAAACACGAAAAAGATAAAAGTGATGACTACAATGAGATTAAAGCTAAAACAGCTGGAATTATGTCAATAGAAGAAGCTATAGAGAAAATCAAGGCTAACTCAGACTTCACAAATCCTTTTGTACACTCAATTGAGCTAGATGAAGATGATAATCTAGTTAAGTATGAAGCAGAGGTTCGTTCTGATAGCAAAGAGTACGACATAGATATTGATGCAAAATCAGGTGAAGTTTACAAACTAGAAGTTGATGATGATAAGTTCTTCGACTTTGACTTTGATTTTGATTAA